The following are encoded in a window of Arctopsyche grandis isolate Sample6627 chromosome 4, ASM5162203v2, whole genome shotgun sequence genomic DNA:
- the LOC143910429 gene encoding uncharacterized protein LOC143910429 — MMLRHIILLALAAVAVNAQRRLALPDPRSCANRVRHSTYRDARGVAHSYFFSWEHQPTRSLEVDWLDARNICRRHCMDAVSLETPQENEFIKQRITRGNVRYIWTSGRKCNFAGCDRPDLQPPNVNGWFWSGSGAKIGPTTQRNTGDWSATGGYGQQQPDNREAAQGNDESCLSILNNFYNDGIKWHDVACHHVKPFVCEDSDELLNFVRSRNPGVRL; from the exons ATGATGCTGAGGCATATTATTCTGCTGGCGCTGGCCGCCGTAGCCGTAAACGCCCAAAGACGACTTGCTCTCCCAGACCCCAGGAGCTGTGCAaaca GGGTACGACACTCAACGTATCGCGATGCTCGAGGAGTAGCTCATTCCTACTTCTTCAGTTGGGAACATCAGCCTACACGCAGTTTGGAAGTTGACTGGTTGGACGCCCGTAATATATGCAGAAGACATTGTATGGATGCCGTCTCACTGGAAACTCCTCAA gaaaatgaatttattaagcAACGCATAACCAGAGGTAATGTTCGTTACATTTGGACATCCGGCCGCAAGTGTAACTTTGCTGGATGCGACAGACCCGATCTTCAACCCCCCAATGTGAACGGATGGTTCTGGTCAGGATCTGGAGCCAAGATCGGTCCAACCACTCAGAGAAACACAGGAGACTGGAGTGCAACTGGCGGATACGGTCAACAACAGCCTGATAACCGTGAAGCCGCTCAA GGTAATGATGAATCTTGTTTGTCTATCTTGAACAACTTCTATAATGATGGAATTAAATGGCACGATGTAGCGTGCCACCATGTGAAACCTTTCGTATGCGAGGACAGCGATGAACTCCTCAACTTCGTCCGTTCTAGAAATCCTGGCGTTCGTCTATGA